CAGTACGTGAGTACGAAAAAATGGCGAGAACGCCGCAGGCGGCTTTTTTCAATAGCCCCTTACACCATTCTGGCGAGTGTCAGCCCATATACCGGGCCTGAGCCGGCCCGTCGAAGCGTCTTGGCGCATTCATGCAGGGTTGTGCCAGTGGTTAAGACGTCGTCCACCAATAAGATCCGTTTGCCTTTGATACGGGCCGGCTTGGGGACAGAAAAAGCCCGACGCAGATTCGTGAGTCGCTCTTTCCTTGATAACGATGTTTGGGGGACTGTGGGACGAATTCGGAGTAAACACGCCAGGAAAAGAGGGATCCCCAGGTGGTGACTCAGCCGGTTTGCGAGCATCAGGGATTGATTGTATTCACGTTCTCGTAAGCGTTGCGGATGAAGTGGGACGGGAATGATGACATCTAAGGATGGTAAAGCGGGCAACGCTTCAACTATGGCTTGGGCGAGTGGTTGAGTCAACGACAGTTTTCCCCGGTATTTGAACAGGGCAATGGCTTCTTTCAGGGGGGATTGATAGGGGAAGAGACTCCAGACTTGCGTAAGAGCCATTGGTCGTGCGCGGCAGGCGCCACACTGATGAGTGGGACTATGTAAAAGGGCAATGGGGGAGGCAAAGGGGCGTCCACATCGCGGACAAAACGGGCCTGGAATTGGTTTGAGCCTATCCCAACACCGGCGGCAAAAAAACGGAACGGGATCGTCCTCCAAGGGATTCTGACAACCGGCACAGGCGGTGGGAAAAATGACATGCAGGAGCCTTCGGAGTAGACGTGTCATGGTAAATGGTGGAGCAACGGAGGCGAACTTTCCGTGCTGATGGCAACCGGGAAAGAAACCTAATATTCGTGGGGCGTCTTGGTCCATTTACCTTCGTTATGATATAGGAGAGATAGTGAATATGCCATGATTCAAGAGCGTAACTAAGGGCAGAAATTTCTGATAGGTTCACGTGATTCAGTTTCAACATGTCTATAAGGAATATCAGCGCGGACCCACTTCGGTCGTGGCGCTACGGGATGTCTGTGTGGAAATTCAGCAGGGAGAATTCTGTGCGCTCATGGGACCCAGCGGGAGTGGAAAAAGCACGCTATTGCATTTGGTGGCCGGGCTGGACTGGGTGACCTCTGGAGATATCCTGCTGGATGGGCGTTCCTGTCTGGGGTTTGGTGATCAGGAATGGACCCGATGGCGTCGGGAGGAGGTGGGGGTCGTATTTCAGGCTTTCCATCTGATCCCGGGATTGACGATCGAAGAAAACGTGGCGCTTCCCTTGCGTTTACGAGGTGAGGAATCCGGAACGATCCGAACCCGGACCGCTGACATGCTGGAGCGGGTAGGGATGAGTCATCGGCTGGGTCACCGGTCGCATGAATTATCCGGAGGAGAACAGCAGCGGGTAGCGCTTGCCAGGGCCTTCGGGCATCGCCCCCGACTGATTGTGGCCGATGAACCCACCGGCAATTTGGATGGTGAAACCGGAGAGAAAATTGTGTCGTTGCTGCGCCTATGTGCCAAGGAATTTGGCCAGACGGTGCTCTTGGCCACCCATTCATTGCGCGCCGCTCAGGCGGCGGATCGGATCATCGCGATTCGAGACGGACAATTGGAGTAATACGAAATGGATTTCTCAACAGTCATTGCCGGTGTATCGTTTCCTTTTGGAGTGATGAACGCATCAGGAGCCTTGTGTGTGACACCGGAAGAGCTGGAGGCCCTGGGCATGTCCCATGCCGGTGCGATTGTGACAAAATCGATGACGCCGCTAGCCCGTGAGGGGAATCCTCAACCGAGATATGTGGCCTTCGACGGCGGCTCGATCAATTCGATGGGCCTCCCCAATTTAGGATTTCCCGTCTACGCGAAACTCATTCCAGAGTTGAAGCGGTTTGGGAAACCCGTCATCGCCAGTCTGGCCGGCCTTCATCCCGATGATTTTCTAGAAGGGGCCAAGGCCTTGGAGATCGCTCGACCGGATTTGGTAGAAGTAAATTTGTCGTGTCCAAATATTCCTGGTAAGCCACAGATCGGCTATGACTTTGAGGAAACGGAACGGTTATTAACAGAAATTCGTGCGTTGCTGACGGTGCCGTTCGGAGTGAAACTCCCGCCCTACTTTGATCCGATCCATCATCAGAAGATTGCCGAGGTGCTTCAGCGAATCGGGGTGGCCTTTGTGACGGTCATCAATTCAGTTGGGAATACCCTGGTGGTCGATCCGGAAAAAGAAGCGGTGGTAATTAAACCCAAGGGTGGTTTTGGTGGGTTAGGGGGACGAATCATTAAGCCTGTGGCTCTGGCCAATGTTCGCGCGTTTTGGAAGATCTGGGGCGATCAGATTCCTATTATCGGCACAGGTGGGGTGGAACACGGCGTGGATGTGTTCGAGCATGTGTTGTGTGGCGCCTCGGCGGTTCAGATAGGCACCGTGCTGGTTGAGGAAGGTTGTGAAGTGTTTGCAAGGCTCGAAGGGGAGATTGCCGATTGCCTGAAGCGAAAAGGTTATCCGTCATTGATGTCGTGTCGAGGGAAATTACGGGAGATGGATTGAAGAGCAATGCGCTTGAACGCCTTCACAGGGTAAAGTCAACTATAGGCGTTCAGCTGCATTTTTCAACGCTTAAAGAACAGGCCAGGTCGAGGCACGTCTCTCAGGTCTTTGTGGTCGGAGTCGCCGGGCCTTGGGGGATGATACGAAGCGCAATGGCTTGCCGGAGTAATTGGGCCACGTTTCTGACCCGTAACCGGCGCATCAAATTGAAGCGGTGTACCTCAACCGTTCGCACGCTAATGTCGAGCTTTTCACCAATTTCACGATTGGTAAATCCTTGAGCCACCAGGCTCAGGATTTCTTTTTGCCGAGCGGTGAGAGATTGTCCCTCGGAATTTGCTTCCAAGAGTTCTTCTGTTGATTCCGATTCAGTCACTTTCTCTTTTGGCATGTTGAGTCCGTGCCCCACGCATAATTTTCTAGTTGTTTTAACATACGTCCATTACTTCCGACAACCGCTCCCATGATACGAATTCTTCTTCTATTGGTCCTTGACCATGTGCGCCATCGGCCCTTCCGAGCCTTTCTCACAGTGGTCGGGGTGGCGATTGGGGTTTCGGCCTGGTTGGCCATTCGCTTGGCCAATGGCGCAGTGTATCAATCCTTTGAGGATTCGGTGGTGTCCGTTGTTGGGAAGGCGTCCATCACCCTATCACGCGGGTCGGAGGGGATGGATGAGTCCATTATCGAGGAGATTCAACGTTTTTCCGGGGTCCAATCGGCTCAGCCTGTTCTGAAAATTGAGTCCGTGATCCAGGAAGGCCCCTCAACGGGTCTCACGCTCGTGATTTGGGGAGTCGATCTTCTGGAATATGAGGAGGTTAGACCATCAGGGGATTCGACAAATGCGATCACGGATGATCAGTGGAAGCAGGTTTTTTCGCCGAAGACGGTCTTTTTGGGGGAAGAGTTTGCCGGGGAATTAGGGGTGACCGAAGGGCAGACGCTGACTGTGACGAGTCAGGGCAATTCCCATGATCTGATCGTGGGGGGTCTGTTGAGATCCTCCGATGCCCTTCTCCAGGGCACCAAACGACAGGCGATCATGGATATTGCTGCTGCCCAATGGGTGTTCAATTGGTTGGGGCGTCTACATTCCATTGCGGTCGTTTCTGACCCTGGCGTGTCGGGGGCGACCCTCATCCAAGCTTTGAAAACGGTGGTGCCGCCGGATATTCAAATCAACCAATCCTCGCGACGGACGGAGCAAGTGGAATCGATGTTGAAAGCCTTCCAGTTTAATCTCACCATGCTCAGTGCAATTGCGCTGTTAGTGGGAGTGTTTCTGGTCTATAACACGATGGCATTTTCGGTGGCACACCATCGTCGGGAGATTGGCATTCTCCGGGCACTCGGCATGGAACGGCGAGCTATCACGGGATTGTTTCTCTTGGAGGCGGGTCTGCTCGGCCTCGTGGGTGGAGCCTTGGGCTGCTGGTTCGGGGTCTTCCTGGCCGGCGGATTGACGACGCTCATCGGGCAGAGTGTCGGCGAGTTATATGGGGTCACGTCTTTGGCGGTGTCTCAGGTTCATCCCTGGCTGTTTGCGGAGGCGATAGTGATTGGGGCTGGGGTTTCCCTCCTCGGAGCGCTCCGCCCTTCCTGGGATGCCAGCACTATAGCTCCGGTTCAAGCCTTATCCGTAGGTCAATCCGAAGATGAAGAAACTGGTTCGTACAGGACGTCAGGGTGGATTGCGGTGATCGCATTTGGTGGAAGCGCTTTCCTGAGTACCATTACTCCCGTAGACGGTATTCCGGTCGGAGGGTATGCCGCGGCGTTTTGTCTTCTGGTGGGCGGAACCGCCCTTGGGCCTGTGCTCTGCGGGTTGATTCATGAGTGGAGGAGAACATGGCAAAGCGGGCGATGGGGCCTCCTGCCGTCCCTCGCGGCGGAACAGATCAGCCGCAATCCCGGTCGGACCAGTGTGACCATGGCAGCGATTGTCGTCGGGCTGGCCATCATGGTTGGAGTAGGCATCATGATCCAGAGTTTCCGGCATACGGTAGACATCTGGATTGAGCAAACGATGCTGGCGGATATTATTGTGGCTCCAGTGTCATGGTTGGGGGAACAGGAGGTCGAGAATGATAAGCCGGGTCTGCCGTTGTCTCTGGTCAAGACGGTCCTGTCGATACCAGGGGTTGAGGCGGTTGATCCCTACATGGAAACCGTGGGTGAGGTTTCAGGGCAGACGGTGTCATTGGTTGCACGCGACATGGCCCTTCATGCCGGGCGCAGCCAATATCTGTTTGTGACAGGTGATTCCACTCCCATTTTAAAAGAAACAATTGAAGGTGAAGGCGTGATTGTGTCTGAGGTGTTAGCCGGGCGGCTGGGACTGGCGGTAGGAAACCATATAGACATGAAGATGCCTTCAGGAAGCCACGCCTTTCCCGTGAAGGGCATTTTTTATGACTATGCCACCGATGGGGGAAAGGTCGTCATGGACGACAAACTCTTTCGTCGGCATTGGGGAGAGGCCGACGCGACCATCTTTGCGGTCTATCTCAAGGCCGGTCAGGCGCTCCCGGTTGTGCGACGTGCAATCGAACAGGTGTTAAAAAATGACATCCCCATCGTCACGATCAGTAACGGGGAACTGAAAACCGAGATTCTGGAAATTTTTGACCGGACGTTTCGCGTCACCTATGTGTTGGAGTTGATTGCCCTGAGCGTAGCGGTGCTTGGGATTATCAATACCCTCATGACCGCCATTACGGAACGCC
Above is a window of Candidatus Nitrospira neomarina DNA encoding:
- a CDS encoding ComF family protein codes for the protein MDQDAPRILGFFPGCHQHGKFASVAPPFTMTRLLRRLLHVIFPTACAGCQNPLEDDPVPFFCRRCWDRLKPIPGPFCPRCGRPFASPIALLHSPTHQCGACRARPMALTQVWSLFPYQSPLKEAIALFKYRGKLSLTQPLAQAIVEALPALPSLDVIIPVPLHPQRLREREYNQSLMLANRLSHHLGIPLFLACLLRIRPTVPQTSLSRKERLTNLRRAFSVPKPARIKGKRILLVDDVLTTGTTLHECAKTLRRAGSGPVYGLTLARMV
- a CDS encoding ABC transporter ATP-binding protein, translated to MIQFQHVYKEYQRGPTSVVALRDVCVEIQQGEFCALMGPSGSGKSTLLHLVAGLDWVTSGDILLDGRSCLGFGDQEWTRWRREEVGVVFQAFHLIPGLTIEENVALPLRLRGEESGTIRTRTADMLERVGMSHRLGHRSHELSGGEQQRVALARAFGHRPRLIVADEPTGNLDGETGEKIVSLLRLCAKEFGQTVLLATHSLRAAQAADRIIAIRDGQLE
- a CDS encoding dihydroorotate oxidase, with translation MDFSTVIAGVSFPFGVMNASGALCVTPEELEALGMSHAGAIVTKSMTPLAREGNPQPRYVAFDGGSINSMGLPNLGFPVYAKLIPELKRFGKPVIASLAGLHPDDFLEGAKALEIARPDLVEVNLSCPNIPGKPQIGYDFEETERLLTEIRALLTVPFGVKLPPYFDPIHHQKIAEVLQRIGVAFVTVINSVGNTLVVDPEKEAVVIKPKGGFGGLGGRIIKPVALANVRAFWKIWGDQIPIIGTGGVEHGVDVFEHVLCGASAVQIGTVLVEEGCEVFARLEGEIADCLKRKGYPSLMSCRGKLREMD
- a CDS encoding response regulator transcription factor encodes the protein MPKEKVTESESTEELLEANSEGQSLTARQKEILSLVAQGFTNREIGEKLDISVRTVEVHRFNLMRRLRVRNVAQLLRQAIALRIIPQGPATPTTKT
- a CDS encoding FtsX-like permease family protein, encoding MIRILLLLVLDHVRHRPFRAFLTVVGVAIGVSAWLAIRLANGAVYQSFEDSVVSVVGKASITLSRGSEGMDESIIEEIQRFSGVQSAQPVLKIESVIQEGPSTGLTLVIWGVDLLEYEEVRPSGDSTNAITDDQWKQVFSPKTVFLGEEFAGELGVTEGQTLTVTSQGNSHDLIVGGLLRSSDALLQGTKRQAIMDIAAAQWVFNWLGRLHSIAVVSDPGVSGATLIQALKTVVPPDIQINQSSRRTEQVESMLKAFQFNLTMLSAIALLVGVFLVYNTMAFSVAHHRREIGILRALGMERRAITGLFLLEAGLLGLVGGALGCWFGVFLAGGLTTLIGQSVGELYGVTSLAVSQVHPWLFAEAIVIGAGVSLLGALRPSWDASTIAPVQALSVGQSEDEETGSYRTSGWIAVIAFGGSAFLSTITPVDGIPVGGYAAAFCLLVGGTALGPVLCGLIHEWRRTWQSGRWGLLPSLAAEQISRNPGRTSVTMAAIVVGLAIMVGVGIMIQSFRHTVDIWIEQTMLADIIVAPVSWLGEQEVENDKPGLPLSLVKTVLSIPGVEAVDPYMETVGEVSGQTVSLVARDMALHAGRSQYLFVTGDSTPILKETIEGEGVIVSEVLAGRLGLAVGNHIDMKMPSGSHAFPVKGIFYDYATDGGKVVMDDKLFRRHWGEADATIFAVYLKAGQALPVVRRAIEQVLKNDIPIVTISNGELKTEILEIFDRTFRVTYVLELIALSVAVLGIINTLMTAITERRRELATLRALGVSGPQIQGLIFWESCYVAGLGAGLGILVGLALSVLLINVINKQSFGWTIQFTLPLETLGMALLVALLAAFLGAWGPARWASRQPIAEDLRYE